The following proteins come from a genomic window of Pseudomonas syringae:
- a CDS encoding acyl-CoA dehydrogenase, whose translation MSESLLSSRNLAFELYEVLDAEGLIRRERFAEHSRETFDAALGTARAIAQKYFAPHNRKADENEPRYENGEAILIPEVKPAVDAFLEAGFLNASRDFEAGGMQLPTLLSQACFAHFQAANVGTTSYPFLTMGAANLIESFGNDEQKQRFLQPMIEGRFFGTMALTEPQAGSSLSDIRTRAEPASDGTYRLRGNKIFISGGDHSLSENIVHMVLAKLPDAPGGVKGISLFIVPKFLVNQDGSLGKRNDVLLAGLFHKMGWKGTTSTALNFGDNGECVGYLVGKPHQGLSYMFQMMNEARIGVGLGATMLGYSGYLYSLEYARDRPQGRLPDSKSPESKPVPIIQHADVRRMLLTQKAYVEGAFDLCLYASRLFDDTQTGETEDVRKQAHELLDLLTPIVKSWPSEFCLKANELAIQVLGGHGYTREYPVEQYYRDNRLNPIHEGTQGIQSLDLLGRKLAQNGGTGLKQLLRLISGTCEQALVHESLDELRQPLEQLVTRLQAVTLGLLTDLAQGRISSTLANSALYLKVFGHTLIGWRWLEQAIRAEQGLSKGNPADSDFYNGKLQAARYFLTWEIPGCHHELTILENRDDTCLAMRDDWF comes from the coding sequence ATGTCCGAGTCGCTGCTCAGTTCCCGAAATCTGGCTTTCGAGCTGTATGAAGTGCTGGACGCCGAGGGGCTGATCCGGCGTGAACGGTTTGCCGAGCACTCGCGGGAAACCTTCGATGCAGCGCTGGGGACGGCGCGAGCCATTGCGCAAAAGTACTTCGCGCCACACAACCGCAAGGCCGACGAGAATGAACCGCGCTATGAGAACGGCGAGGCCATTCTGATTCCGGAGGTCAAGCCGGCAGTCGATGCGTTTCTTGAGGCTGGCTTTCTCAATGCGTCGCGTGATTTCGAGGCAGGCGGCATGCAGTTGCCTACCTTGCTGTCGCAAGCCTGTTTTGCACATTTCCAGGCGGCCAATGTCGGGACTACGTCGTACCCGTTTCTGACGATGGGTGCCGCCAATCTGATCGAGAGCTTCGGCAACGACGAACAGAAGCAGCGCTTTCTGCAACCGATGATCGAGGGCCGTTTTTTCGGCACCATGGCGCTGACCGAGCCGCAGGCTGGCTCGTCGCTGTCGGATATTCGCACGCGCGCCGAACCTGCATCCGACGGCACCTATCGGCTGCGCGGCAACAAAATCTTCATTTCCGGGGGCGATCATTCGCTGTCGGAAAACATTGTGCACATGGTCCTGGCAAAACTGCCGGATGCGCCCGGCGGGGTCAAAGGCATCTCGCTGTTCATCGTGCCCAAGTTCCTGGTCAATCAGGACGGCAGCCTCGGCAAGCGCAACGATGTGCTGCTGGCCGGGCTGTTTCACAAGATGGGCTGGAAAGGCACCACGTCCACGGCGCTTAACTTTGGCGATAACGGTGAGTGCGTCGGCTATCTGGTGGGCAAGCCGCACCAGGGTCTGAGTTACATGTTCCAGATGATGAACGAAGCGCGCATCGGCGTGGGCCTTGGCGCCACAATGCTGGGTTACTCGGGTTACCTTTACTCGCTGGAGTACGCACGCGACCGGCCTCAGGGACGCCTGCCAGACAGCAAAAGCCCGGAAAGCAAGCCGGTGCCGATCATCCAGCACGCTGACGTGCGACGCATGTTACTGACCCAGAAAGCCTACGTGGAAGGCGCGTTCGACCTCTGCCTGTACGCCTCACGGCTGTTCGATGATACGCAGACCGGCGAAACCGAAGATGTCCGCAAACAGGCCCACGAGTTACTCGACCTGCTGACCCCCATCGTCAAGTCCTGGCCCTCGGAGTTCTGCCTGAAAGCCAACGAGCTGGCGATTCAAGTCCTCGGTGGCCACGGCTATACCCGCGAGTACCCGGTCGAGCAGTATTACCGGGACAACCGTCTCAACCCGATCCATGAGGGCACACAAGGTATTCAGTCCCTGGACCTGCTGGGGCGTAAACTGGCGCAGAATGGCGGTACAGGCCTCAAGCAACTGCTGCGCCTGATCTCCGGCACATGCGAGCAAGCGCTGGTGCATGAATCACTGGATGAACTGCGCCAGCCACTGGAGCAACTGGTCACGCGCTTGCAGGCTGTCACCCTCGGGCTATTGACTGACCTGGCGCAAGGCAGAATCAGCAGCACGCTCGCCAACTCGGCGCTGTACCTCAAGGTATTCGGGCACACCCTCATCGGCTGGCGCTGGCTGGAGCAGGCCATTCGAGCCGAACAGGGTCTGAGCAAAGGCAATCCGGCCGACAGCGATTTTTACAACGGCAAATTGCAAGCTGCCCGGTACTTCCTGACCTGGGAAATACCGGGCTGCCATCACGAACTGACGATTCTGGAAAACCGTGATGACACGTGCCTGGCAATGCGCGATGACTGGTTCTGA
- a CDS encoding dermonecrotic toxin domain-containing protein, translating into MTSPSLDIPETDQKLLRERARQFVLDYPDLHDLACDAASKIILQHTHRAFNPEKVYWHRFGSASSSSRTFTGWQHSGKPLQSMTLIELLMQHFSAHDQEASDELSLYGGFYTDGPDHGFFDERNEVPMLPQAVLADMWTLDFSALYSRRMERFWNTHSENFCILAKARYLVAAGNCLRKGQLSPEDFKQVTRIVTADPLLAPTLKSLRESPPATSGLAVHTLDINGIAAHDILRIVIADGREVIYLPDAEQPFQVFDNERALYSWLKGQFMNEQTNKAITTHFLRGEASREKDSARFFRGVSDVLAQDWRVDVRLINQCQAPVVGDPFVYLRDIARQVMAADAGQLLNSNADLRKQMWIGYLSAFLQVFGGLAPLGWPIALTLVGASLANTGLNIDQAVNGKTPAQRKAGVLGAILNTLYLLFNLPLLMSIRATSQPLRVAQEDVALIPGEVMEGDNPLTDPLNNLEGNLLLDTLTPSADEGRLRGIYTLGNGETWIKLAQLPYRVMFSEQQQCWLVVNPDNPFAFIGSKPVRLNAEGQWTLVESPGLQGGSPMDVQGPSGSSSGAAGTPYVTVRSTFWDRYLQTDIFNEQHFAETALARQKEVMDIWQPAPDDVLESDSSPDGDEVYRDPWQGKHRVFKLGEDDYHGANITLYTQDDSEFNRFLRTGERKGRNQIRAIERLADDINVVGYNNDVELYRGGSGDRGTSGAVFRGGQIKVGDVLVNTDVTSFSENPYVVGTFASSRAGAPASAMLGPVTFDDTSVVFVLPKGRYLRATPIAPFSASPEEAESIFLPGCYFQIDSIEEVSGEFYRIMKVQIQEVDRPIQARALYDLRTGEPFSREQYALKLGTDAKVLVDRFFPQDPLADLFSSH; encoded by the coding sequence ATGACATCCCCCTCTCTGGACATACCTGAAACCGATCAGAAACTGCTGCGCGAGCGCGCGCGGCAGTTTGTTCTCGATTATCCCGATCTGCACGATCTGGCCTGTGATGCGGCCAGCAAGATCATTCTTCAGCACACCCACAGGGCGTTCAATCCTGAAAAGGTGTACTGGCATCGTTTCGGTTCCGCCAGCAGCAGTTCGCGCACGTTCACCGGTTGGCAGCATTCCGGGAAACCGCTGCAGTCGATGACGTTGATCGAACTGCTCATGCAGCACTTCAGTGCCCACGATCAGGAAGCCAGTGACGAGCTTTCTCTGTACGGCGGTTTCTATACCGATGGCCCGGATCATGGCTTTTTTGACGAGCGTAATGAGGTGCCGATGTTGCCGCAGGCTGTGCTTGCAGACATGTGGACGCTCGACTTCAGTGCGCTGTACTCGCGCCGTATGGAGCGTTTCTGGAACACGCACAGTGAAAACTTCTGCATTCTTGCCAAGGCGCGCTATCTGGTTGCAGCCGGGAATTGCCTGCGCAAGGGTCAACTGTCGCCAGAGGATTTCAAACAGGTCACTCGCATCGTGACTGCTGATCCATTGCTGGCACCAACGCTGAAGTCCCTGCGGGAATCGCCTCCGGCAACGTCTGGTCTTGCAGTGCATACGCTGGATATAAACGGCATCGCGGCCCATGACATTCTGCGTATTGTCATCGCTGACGGGCGGGAGGTGATTTACCTGCCCGATGCCGAACAGCCTTTTCAGGTATTCGATAACGAACGCGCTTTGTACTCCTGGCTCAAGGGTCAGTTCATGAACGAGCAGACCAATAAGGCCATAACGACCCATTTCCTGCGGGGGGAAGCGTCCCGAGAAAAAGACAGCGCCAGGTTTTTTCGCGGGGTGAGCGATGTGCTCGCCCAAGACTGGCGTGTCGACGTTCGGCTTATCAATCAATGTCAGGCACCTGTTGTGGGTGATCCCTTTGTCTACCTGCGTGACATCGCTCGTCAGGTCATGGCCGCCGACGCGGGTCAGTTGCTGAACTCCAATGCCGACCTGCGCAAGCAGATGTGGATCGGTTATCTGAGTGCGTTTCTGCAGGTTTTTGGCGGACTTGCGCCACTGGGCTGGCCAATCGCTTTGACGCTGGTTGGCGCAAGCCTTGCCAATACCGGTCTGAACATCGATCAGGCGGTCAATGGCAAAACTCCGGCGCAACGCAAGGCTGGCGTGTTGGGGGCGATTCTCAACACGCTTTATCTGCTTTTCAATCTGCCGCTATTGATGTCGATACGTGCTACGTCCCAACCATTACGGGTGGCGCAAGAGGACGTTGCGTTGATCCCCGGCGAAGTCATGGAGGGCGACAACCCGCTTACTGACCCGCTGAATAACCTGGAAGGAAATCTGCTGCTGGACACGCTTACGCCTTCAGCCGACGAGGGCAGGTTGCGTGGCATTTATACGCTGGGCAATGGCGAAACCTGGATCAAGCTCGCGCAATTGCCGTACCGCGTGATGTTCAGTGAGCAACAGCAGTGCTGGTTAGTCGTCAATCCTGATAATCCGTTTGCATTCATCGGCAGCAAGCCGGTCCGGCTGAACGCCGAAGGGCAGTGGACGCTGGTAGAGTCGCCCGGCTTGCAGGGCGGCTCTCCCATGGATGTGCAGGGGCCGTCCGGCAGCTCATCTGGCGCGGCGGGCACACCTTATGTGACGGTGCGTTCCACGTTCTGGGACCGGTATCTGCAAACTGATATTTTCAATGAGCAGCACTTTGCAGAAACCGCTCTGGCCCGGCAGAAAGAGGTCATGGACATCTGGCAGCCAGCTCCGGATGACGTGCTGGAGTCCGACTCTTCACCGGATGGCGACGAAGTGTACAGGGACCCCTGGCAGGGTAAACATCGGGTTTTCAAACTCGGTGAGGACGACTATCACGGAGCCAATATCACGCTCTACACCCAGGATGATTCGGAATTCAACCGGTTCCTGCGCACAGGTGAGCGTAAGGGCAGAAACCAGATCAGAGCGATAGAGCGGCTGGCCGATGACATCAATGTGGTGGGGTACAACAATGATGTCGAGTTGTACCGAGGCGGCAGTGGTGATCGAGGGACTTCGGGTGCCGTGTTCCGCGGCGGGCAGATCAAGGTCGGGGATGTGCTGGTCAATACCGATGTCACTTCGTTCAGCGAAAACCCTTATGTGGTGGGTACTTTCGCCAGCAGTCGGGCCGGTGCGCCGGCCAGCGCCATGCTTGGGCCGGTCACGTTCGATGACACCTCGGTGGTTTTCGTTTTGCCCAAAGGGCGTTATCTGAGGGCTACGCCGATTGCGCCATTCTCGGCCTCACCCGAGGAGGCCGAATCGATCTTTCTGCCCGGATGTTACTTCCAGATCGACAGCATCGAAGAAGTGAGCGGCGAGTTTTATCGCATCATGAAAGTCCAGATACAGGAGGTTGACCGTCCCATTCAGGCGCGGGCGCTTTATGATCTGCGTACAGGCGAGCCGTTCAGTCGAGAGCAATACGCGCTTAAACTGGGGACAGATGCCAAGGTACTGGTCGACCGATTCTTTCCACAGGACCCACTGGCTGACCTGTTCAGTTCTCACTGA
- a CDS encoding dermonecrotic toxin domain-containing protein has product MDDEFAAHYNFDDFDDDDRDGDDDSDAEFWARVREDFSVSDHFRLHPINLQSPAALAARDVAQECQSRWGVEIDPDDTLIATLYIEDPKLYPAPHRANVAHSMTLTEALLRNWQQKGNGDWFDHLGHLQPHHEDGLDSQVVDETLPPYDCVAYEAVYRKSDPQHYDSTTQLRLTAEAFKQYIWDHNLQAGYLAYLNQFWQAHADDYNLMLKAGLFRAAWLQAEENTLKAEHKDMVLEALGLPADQGWKQLSFDAFVAAPISTRVTISELHVHGYSAVDIMVIRSADSPTVLLYIPGNSSPIHAFANADALKDWVALMCKDPGKRRSLEGHFNAADDVDGFFYSGVATALRGFAVYPKLLDAATGAWNPRKLVQFGEPLQPWPFSHFKDRVKAKSEADALQKIRSHGDYWKEEASSGLSECVSVLGGVAIVFPELIPVIAGLSLALVGLGVDAAVNGRTLDERQAGLGRIAFGVLNALPILAEEGAAVEAGAETGLIDETGDGYEVSGPTTPIDPAVEVEPIPVFREEPPALRSLDAKMRRLLRALEVTQNLPGLASGEVAGLYPLQGKSYIELHDQAFRVEWVPQEKQYRIRSDADPRVWGPYVKTIDTGYWDLDLKLGLRGGESFDGSQLPPASEAESAVVAVIPDEPAIKVQRWGPKVQVELPLDQIMVEEVLSQAKGTVVEKYFIQIGGIRRNVYYDADIPCWRTDPSSSGVVWLDRNGVWNSGSADAFRKVEAKLPQSRRFEIYSFPRVPRLPADAEPVSRVVHHIWLGERMPGDNLLQKMLDNMRTSPDLRFELHIDINHPTAHQQLVDYFSAHPQMQISRLKEDAFFADFLSGENGEAFNYFMHSDNRNYAAASDILRYRLINEYGGIYLDCDDTIDVPFAGTPLKAGPNDVLLGRRLDAPQLSYSGPGNSHFASHPDNPVLKRILKEINTRFQNEKQANKAFFSTRRPFIDRSSEALRSASRDRMTPYMTRISDLTGPKLMSDVLRKLRPDYFDLLERSYLPVDEVLSALYIDHLNQAVDFYFPFKARAKITPGSENGW; this is encoded by the coding sequence ATGGACGATGAATTTGCAGCGCATTACAACTTCGACGATTTCGACGATGACGACAGGGATGGCGATGATGACTCTGACGCAGAGTTCTGGGCGCGGGTGCGTGAAGACTTTTCGGTCAGCGATCACTTCCGGCTTCACCCGATCAACCTGCAGTCACCTGCCGCCCTTGCTGCGCGGGATGTGGCACAGGAGTGCCAGTCAAGGTGGGGTGTCGAGATCGATCCGGACGACACCCTGATCGCCACGCTGTATATCGAAGACCCGAAGCTCTATCCCGCTCCTCACCGTGCCAATGTCGCTCACTCGATGACGCTGACCGAGGCGCTGCTGCGCAACTGGCAGCAAAAGGGCAATGGCGACTGGTTTGATCACCTCGGGCATTTGCAGCCCCATCATGAGGACGGTCTCGACTCTCAGGTCGTGGATGAAACACTGCCGCCCTATGACTGCGTCGCTTATGAAGCGGTGTATCGGAAATCCGATCCGCAGCACTACGATTCGACGACCCAGCTTCGCCTGACGGCCGAGGCGTTCAAACAGTACATCTGGGATCACAACCTGCAAGCCGGTTATCTCGCTTATCTGAACCAGTTCTGGCAGGCGCACGCCGACGACTACAACCTGATGCTCAAGGCCGGTCTGTTCAGGGCGGCCTGGCTGCAAGCGGAGGAAAACACGCTCAAGGCCGAGCACAAGGACATGGTACTGGAGGCGCTCGGGCTGCCCGCTGATCAGGGTTGGAAACAGCTGAGTTTCGACGCTTTTGTTGCCGCCCCGATTTCCACTCGCGTGACGATTTCCGAATTGCACGTGCATGGCTATAGCGCGGTCGACATCATGGTCATCCGCAGTGCCGATTCGCCGACCGTCCTGCTCTATATCCCCGGCAACTCGTCACCCATTCATGCGTTCGCCAACGCCGACGCACTCAAGGACTGGGTCGCGCTGATGTGCAAGGATCCGGGCAAACGCCGGTCTTTAGAGGGGCATTTCAATGCCGCGGATGACGTCGATGGCTTTTTCTACAGTGGCGTTGCCACCGCCCTCAGAGGTTTCGCTGTCTACCCGAAACTACTGGACGCCGCGACCGGCGCGTGGAACCCGCGCAAACTGGTGCAGTTCGGCGAGCCGCTGCAGCCCTGGCCGTTCTCGCACTTCAAGGATCGGGTCAAGGCGAAGTCTGAAGCTGACGCGCTGCAAAAAATACGCAGCCATGGCGATTACTGGAAAGAGGAAGCCAGCAGCGGTTTGAGTGAGTGTGTGTCTGTCCTGGGCGGCGTTGCCATCGTCTTTCCCGAACTGATTCCGGTCATCGCGGGGCTGTCCCTTGCACTGGTCGGACTGGGCGTCGACGCGGCGGTCAATGGCCGCACGCTGGACGAGCGCCAGGCGGGGCTTGGGCGGATTGCCTTCGGGGTATTGAACGCGTTGCCGATCCTTGCCGAGGAGGGCGCTGCGGTGGAGGCTGGCGCCGAAACCGGGCTGATTGACGAGACGGGAGACGGTTACGAAGTTTCTGGCCCAACCACCCCGATCGACCCTGCTGTCGAGGTCGAGCCGATTCCGGTGTTCAGGGAAGAGCCGCCGGCCTTGCGTTCGCTCGATGCCAAAATGCGCCGCCTGTTGCGCGCGCTCGAAGTGACTCAAAATCTGCCAGGACTGGCGTCGGGGGAAGTGGCGGGCCTTTATCCGCTGCAAGGCAAAAGTTACATCGAACTGCATGATCAGGCTTTTCGGGTCGAGTGGGTGCCACAGGAAAAACAGTACCGGATTCGCTCTGATGCCGATCCGCGTGTCTGGGGACCCTACGTGAAGACTATCGACACCGGCTATTGGGATCTGGACCTCAAGCTCGGTTTGCGTGGCGGGGAGAGCTTCGATGGTTCGCAGTTGCCGCCGGCCAGCGAGGCGGAGAGCGCCGTGGTGGCGGTCATACCTGATGAGCCGGCGATCAAGGTTCAGCGCTGGGGACCCAAAGTGCAGGTCGAGTTGCCTCTGGATCAGATCATGGTCGAAGAAGTCCTGAGCCAGGCAAAAGGGACGGTCGTAGAGAAGTACTTCATTCAGATTGGAGGGATCAGGAGGAACGTCTATTACGATGCCGATATTCCGTGCTGGCGAACTGATCCGTCCTCAAGCGGCGTTGTCTGGCTGGACCGTAACGGGGTCTGGAACAGCGGGTCGGCAGATGCATTCAGGAAGGTAGAGGCAAAACTGCCACAGAGCCGCCGCTTCGAAATCTATTCCTTCCCTCGTGTGCCCAGGTTACCTGCAGATGCCGAGCCCGTCAGCCGTGTGGTTCATCACATATGGCTGGGCGAACGCATGCCGGGCGATAATCTGCTGCAAAAGATGCTGGACAACATGCGCACCAGCCCGGACTTGCGCTTTGAACTGCATATCGATATCAACCATCCGACGGCGCATCAGCAGTTGGTGGATTACTTCAGCGCACATCCGCAGATGCAGATTTCCAGACTCAAGGAAGACGCGTTCTTTGCCGATTTCCTGAGTGGCGAAAATGGCGAGGCGTTCAACTATTTCATGCACTCGGACAATCGTAATTATGCGGCTGCGTCGGACATTCTGCGTTATCGGCTGATCAACGAATACGGCGGTATTTATCTTGATTGCGATGACACCATTGACGTCCCTTTCGCAGGCACGCCATTGAAAGCAGGTCCCAATGATGTATTGCTGGGAAGGCGTCTGGATGCGCCGCAATTAAGTTACAGCGGGCCGGGTAACAGCCATTTCGCCAGCCATCCGGACAACCCGGTCCTGAAGAGGATCCTGAAAGAAATAAACACGCGTTTCCAAAATGAAAAGCAGGCCAATAAGGCGTTTTTCAGTACGCGCAGACCCTTCATCGACCGCAGCAGCGAAGCCTTGCGCAGCGCCTCGAGAGACAGAATGACACCCTACATGACGCGCATTTCGGACCTGACCGGCCCCAAGCTCATGTCAGACGTCTTGAGAAAGCTGCGGCCTGACTATTTCGATCTGCTGGAGCGCTCCTATCTGCCGGTTGATGAAGTCCTGTCCGCGTTATATATCGATCACCTGAACCAAGCCGTGGACTTTTACTTCCCGTTCAAAGCCAGGGCGAAGATAACGCCTGGCTCTGAAAACGGCTGGTAG